A region of Veillonellaceae bacterium DNA encodes the following proteins:
- a CDS encoding biopolymer transporter ExbD — MIKLERRRHHHVGIMISPMIDMSFLLLVFFVVNTMTMSEVNTVPVQLPSASSAQLEESTPFAVTVKEDGSLYLGKTPVTRDVLLARAKERASKDPSFSIVIYGDGKVSYESIVKLLDDCKEAGITRVGLAVEQAAPHES, encoded by the coding sequence ATGATCAAGCTCGAAAGACGCAGGCACCATCATGTGGGAATCATGATCAGCCCGATGATCGATATGAGTTTCCTGCTCCTGGTGTTCTTCGTGGTGAATACCATGACGATGAGTGAAGTGAATACGGTGCCGGTCCAGCTGCCATCCGCTTCTTCGGCGCAGCTCGAGGAAAGCACGCCCTTTGCCGTTACGGTGAAAGAGGACGGGAGTCTCTACCTTGGAAAGACGCCTGTTACGAGGGATGTACTTCTGGCAAGGGCCAAGGAAAGGGCTTCGAAGGATCCGAGTTTCTCCATCGTCATTTACGGGGACGGGAAAGTCTCTTATGAGTCCATCGTCAAGCTCCTGGATGACTGCAAGGAAGCCGGCATCACCCGGGTGGGGCTTGCGGTAGAACAGGCGGCGCCGCATGAATCTTAA
- a CDS encoding TonB family protein, whose protein sequence is MNLNDTEKGMAISLAAHFLAFLLIGIAGFQTMSKWHDERVYTVAVVSGRPASAKKSSAKPAPAKARGSPKNLENTAPLPDAPAMASDISDASEPVEESSASFSESGESAATEAQGGSEGSGTAEEPSGPSFDTEAIQADVSPTLSGTVPAAYPEALRRRGIEGEVRVQMVVGKDGSVESATVISSSGYGLMDKAAVNAAYGYTFSPAYKEGIPVRCYAVRTFRCRLT, encoded by the coding sequence ATGAATCTTAATGATACGGAGAAGGGGATGGCCATCTCTCTGGCGGCGCATTTCCTGGCGTTTCTTCTGATCGGGATTGCGGGATTTCAGACGATGTCGAAGTGGCATGATGAGAGGGTCTATACGGTGGCCGTTGTTTCAGGGCGCCCCGCATCGGCCAAGAAATCATCGGCAAAACCCGCACCGGCGAAGGCCAGGGGAAGCCCGAAGAACTTGGAGAATACGGCTCCGCTTCCGGATGCGCCGGCCATGGCATCAGACATATCGGATGCATCTGAACCCGTTGAGGAAAGCAGCGCCTCTTTCAGCGAAAGCGGAGAGTCTGCCGCCACTGAGGCACAGGGCGGCAGTGAAGGAAGCGGAACGGCAGAAGAACCGTCGGGACCAAGCTTTGATACGGAAGCCATTCAGGCTGATGTATCGCCGACGCTTTCCGGTACCGTGCCGGCTGCTTATCCTGAAGCGCTTCGCCGCCGCGGGATCGAAGGCGAGGTCCGGGTGCAGATGGTTGTCGGAAAAGACGGCTCGGTCGAGTCGGCCACCGTCATTTCCAGCTCAGGCTACGGGCTCATGGACAAGGCGGCTGTCAACGCTGCCTATGGCTACACGTTCAGCCCGGCCTATAAAGAAGGGATTCCGGTACGCTGCTATGCAGTGCGGACATTCCGCTGCAGATTGACTTAA
- a CDS encoding ABC transporter substrate-binding protein yields the protein MKKWLIFILACCLLVTAGCGGDKDGRSAKSDSEIVLAYPESMKKMGFTESVVLPKEPQRVVSLANTPVLALYELGVPQVGIPDTKILQWPEGLKKEAKLFQTGMRSSIDMESILTLKPDLVLVGAHAKDTYGKIFEREKIPVYYVAAGPTVSYQDVKDLTLILADSLGKNSPNAEKIRKDFSSMEERMQAERSRNQGKKVMVLQSAPPQFYIQNKNGTVGSMFDLLGYTNVAPSAGGTMVPMNQEAALSYDPDLIVCVGAMNGESEQRALIEGEFKDHADYWNHFKAVREGHVIYLPKWFAVSGGLDELQQLDALMKTLKEAEGKA from the coding sequence TTGAAGAAGTGGTTGATATTTATCCTGGCGTGCTGTCTTCTTGTGACTGCAGGATGCGGGGGAGATAAGGATGGCCGCTCCGCGAAGTCCGATTCAGAGATTGTTCTTGCCTATCCGGAGAGTATGAAGAAGATGGGATTCACGGAGAGTGTGGTGCTGCCGAAGGAGCCACAGCGTGTGGTGTCGCTGGCAAATACGCCGGTGCTTGCTCTGTATGAGCTGGGGGTTCCGCAGGTGGGAATCCCGGATACGAAGATTCTCCAGTGGCCTGAGGGGCTGAAGAAGGAGGCGAAGCTTTTCCAGACGGGGATGCGGTCTTCCATCGATATGGAATCGATATTGACGCTGAAGCCTGACCTGGTGCTTGTCGGCGCGCATGCAAAGGATACGTACGGGAAGATTTTCGAAAGGGAGAAGATTCCTGTGTACTACGTGGCAGCCGGTCCGACGGTTTCTTATCAGGATGTGAAGGATCTGACGCTGATCCTTGCGGATTCTTTGGGGAAGAACAGTCCGAATGCGGAGAAGATCAGGAAGGATTTCTCTTCGATGGAAGAAAGGATGCAGGCAGAGAGGAGCAGGAATCAGGGGAAGAAGGTCATGGTTCTCCAGTCGGCTCCGCCGCAGTTCTATATCCAGAATAAGAACGGGACTGTGGGTTCGATGTTTGATCTCCTGGGTTACACGAATGTGGCACCTTCTGCCGGCGGGACGATGGTTCCTATGAATCAGGAAGCGGCTCTTTCTTATGATCCGGACCTCATCGTCTGCGTGGGCGCGATGAATGGGGAATCGGAGCAGCGGGCGCTGATCGAGGGTGAATTCAAGGATCATGCGGATTACTGGAATCATTTCAAGGCGGTCCGCGAAGGGCATGTCATTTATCTTCCGAAGTGGTTTGCGGTTTCCGGCGGGCTCGATGAGCTCCAGCAGCTGGATGCATTGATGAAGACGCTGAAGGAGGCTGAAGGGAAAGCATGA
- a CDS encoding ABC transporter ATP-binding protein has translation MELYGAKLGIGYERKLVLRDFDISVKKGEITTLIGPNGSGKSTVLKTLTRLIGARSGTVFLDGRDLKEIPSKEFARHVGVLPQQHLAPPSFKVKDLVSYGRVPYQRWYQGNSPEDEAAVEHAMRATGVWELRDKTVYDCSGGEAQRVWIAAVLAQEPEILFLDEPTTFLDISYQYEIMSLVKRLNRERGIGVVMVLHDLGQAMEVSDRVIVIKDGRKYAEGPPEKVITSEMMREVYRVDCDVVSLPDRKKPVLVYREIL, from the coding sequence ATGGAACTGTATGGCGCAAAGCTTGGCATCGGCTACGAAAGGAAACTGGTGCTGAGGGATTTCGACATTTCTGTAAAGAAGGGTGAAATCACGACGCTGATCGGGCCGAACGGGAGCGGCAAGTCTACGGTCCTAAAGACGCTGACGAGGCTGATCGGTGCAAGGAGCGGGACGGTCTTCCTGGACGGCAGGGATCTCAAGGAAATTCCTTCCAAGGAGTTTGCCCGCCATGTGGGCGTCCTTCCGCAGCAGCATCTGGCGCCGCCCAGTTTCAAAGTGAAGGATCTGGTGAGTTATGGCCGCGTGCCTTACCAGCGCTGGTATCAGGGAAATTCCCCGGAAGATGAGGCGGCGGTGGAGCATGCGATGCGCGCGACGGGCGTCTGGGAGCTCCGCGACAAGACGGTGTATGACTGCTCCGGCGGAGAGGCCCAGCGCGTCTGGATCGCGGCGGTGCTGGCACAGGAGCCTGAAATCCTCTTTCTCGATGAGCCGACGACGTTCCTGGATATTTCTTACCAGTACGAAATCATGAGCCTCGTGAAGCGGCTCAACCGGGAGCGTGGCATCGGCGTCGTGATGGTGCTCCATGACCTGGGTCAGGCGATGGAGGTAAGCGACCGGGTCATCGTCATCAAGGACGGCAGGAAGTATGCGGAAGGCCCTCCCGAAAAAGTGATCACATCAGAAATGATGCGGGAGGTCTACCGAGTGGATTGCGACGTGGTGAGCCTGCCGGACAGAAAAAAGCCTGTCCTTGTTTACCGGGAAATCCTGTAA
- a CDS encoding MotA/TolQ/ExbB proton channel family protein produces the protein MNLFAAGLDYFVKGGWVMYPLLLCSIAAVAIGVERFLFFKKADSGRAFTKEFCHYVEKSDWNHAKELADSTQGEIAKLATIVMERHGNYEYLENFISYRAERAMDKFSKNLSYLSMIVTLAPVLGLLGTVTGMMGAFNNLTQRMANPSAVTGGLAEAMITTVFGLCISIVAVCFQCYFGRRMKIIMLNLEEMGNTLLEAVQKKSERKTLGFMQRGKEA, from the coding sequence ATGAATTTGTTTGCAGCAGGTCTGGATTATTTCGTGAAAGGCGGCTGGGTCATGTACCCCCTGCTCCTCTGTTCGATAGCTGCTGTAGCGATCGGTGTGGAGCGTTTCCTTTTCTTCAAGAAAGCCGACAGCGGCAGGGCCTTCACCAAGGAGTTCTGCCATTACGTGGAAAAGAGTGACTGGAACCATGCCAAAGAGCTCGCGGACAGCACGCAGGGCGAAATCGCAAAGCTGGCGACGATTGTCATGGAGCGTCATGGAAATTATGAGTACCTGGAAAATTTCATCAGCTACCGCGCAGAGCGTGCGATGGATAAGTTCAGCAAGAATCTTTCTTATTTAAGTATGATTGTCACCCTGGCTCCGGTGCTTGGACTTCTGGGGACGGTCACGGGCATGATGGGCGCTTTCAATAACCTGACGCAGCGCATGGCCAATCCGTCGGCAGTCACAGGCGGCCTTGCCGAAGCGATGATCACGACGGTCTTCGGTCTCTGCATTTCCATCGTGGCGGTCTGCTTCCAGTGCTACTTCGGGCGCCGCATGAAGATCATCATGCTGAATCTGGAGGAAATGGGAAATACGCTTCTGGAAGCGGTCCAGAAGAAGTCGGAGCGAAAGACGCTGGGGTTTATGCAAAGAGGTAAGGAAGCATGA
- a CDS encoding YadA-like family protein gives MGDTVIKEGSITTGDTTINNNGVTINNGPSITKNGIDGGGTTITNINGGSVAPGSTDAVNGGQLYNVTRKVGDLGNRINKVGAGAAALAALHPLDFDPDDKWDVAVGYGNYRNANAAAVGVFYRPNEDTMVSVGGSMGNGENMVNAGFSVKLGQGNHVSTSRVAMAKEILALREENKQLKNRLDDMDRKLNAVLGIFDPSKEKTFPDVPANHWAYKYVTTLAGNGLLEGYPDGNFDGDRTMTRYEWAALFYRALEKGAPVDENMKKAMTEFAPEMAAIGAGRFRVDRISGKDNDRNKVERVRVNNEDNPKDNDYRDIYGGRIEKK, from the coding sequence ATGGGCGATACCGTTATCAAAGAAGGCAGCATCACGACCGGGGACACCACCATCAACAACAATGGCGTCACGATCAATAACGGCCCGTCCATCACGAAAAACGGCATCGACGGCGGCGGAACGACCATCACTAATATCAATGGCGGCAGCGTCGCACCGGGCTCCACGGATGCCGTGAACGGCGGACAGCTCTATAACGTAACAAGAAAAGTCGGAGACCTCGGAAACCGCATCAACAAAGTCGGTGCAGGTGCAGCTGCACTCGCTGCCCTCCATCCGCTCGATTTCGACCCGGATGATAAGTGGGACGTCGCTGTCGGCTACGGCAATTACAGAAATGCCAATGCGGCCGCTGTCGGCGTATTCTACCGTCCGAACGAAGACACCATGGTCAGCGTCGGCGGATCCATGGGCAATGGGGAGAACATGGTCAATGCAGGCTTCAGCGTCAAACTCGGCCAGGGCAACCACGTTTCCACATCCAGAGTCGCCATGGCCAAGGAAATCCTCGCACTCCGCGAAGAAAACAAGCAGCTGAAGAACCGCCTCGACGATATGGACAGGAAACTCAATGCCGTCCTCGGCATCTTCGATCCGTCCAAGGAAAAGACATTCCCGGACGTTCCGGCCAACCACTGGGCATACAAGTACGTCACCACCCTGGCTGGCAACGGTCTCCTCGAAGGCTATCCGGACGGCAACTTCGACGGCGACAGAACCATGACCAGGTACGAATGGGCCGCTCTCTTCTATAGAGCCCTCGAAAAAGGCGCTCCTGTCGATGAAAATATGAAGAAAGCCATGACCGAATTCGCTCCTGAAATGGCAGCCATCGGCGCAGGCCGCTTCAGAGTCGACCGGATCAGCGGCAAGGACAACGACAGAAACAAAGTCGAACGCGTCAGAGTCAACAACGAAGACAACCCGAAGGATAATGACTACAGAGACATCTACGGGGGAAGAATAGAAAAGAAATAA
- a CDS encoding iron ABC transporter permease: MTGLMERRSAALLLILFLALAGLSLLALGIGSAWFSPKEIVEGLWNGDSTIHLVVLNLRLPRILIAILTGAALSISGALLQAVMRNPLADPGIIGVSAGAVTAATTVMLLVPGLLLLLPLFAFGGALLACVIIYILAWKEGVDPVRIVLAGVAVNAVLGSYTSFLQLLNSDNLAGVLGFLNGSLSGRGWDQLWLVAGYAGIGLFLAFLCIKGANILQLGDEMALSLGVNVNAWRIIISAVAAFLAAATVAVAGMIGFVGLVVPHMARMMAGADYRSLIPVSALLGSLILLAADTAGRVLIPGMEIPVGLVMAMTGGPFFLYMLRKKGYV, from the coding sequence ATGACAGGTCTGATGGAGAGGCGGAGTGCGGCGCTCCTTCTGATCCTTTTTCTGGCGCTGGCGGGTTTGTCTCTCCTGGCTCTGGGCATCGGAAGCGCGTGGTTTTCGCCAAAGGAAATCGTGGAAGGGCTGTGGAATGGTGACAGTACGATTCATCTGGTAGTGCTGAACCTCCGTCTGCCGCGGATTCTGATTGCGATCCTGACGGGCGCTGCACTCTCTATTTCCGGGGCGTTGCTGCAGGCAGTGATGAGGAATCCTCTGGCGGATCCAGGGATCATCGGTGTGTCTGCCGGGGCTGTAACAGCGGCGACGACGGTGATGCTCCTTGTGCCCGGCCTGCTTCTCCTGCTTCCGCTCTTTGCTTTCGGAGGCGCGCTTCTGGCCTGTGTGATTATTTACATTCTGGCATGGAAGGAGGGCGTGGATCCGGTGCGGATCGTTCTTGCCGGGGTGGCGGTGAATGCGGTGCTGGGGTCGTACACGTCTTTCCTGCAGCTTTTGAATTCGGATAACTTGGCCGGTGTCCTTGGTTTCCTGAACGGAAGTCTTTCAGGACGCGGCTGGGATCAGCTCTGGCTGGTAGCAGGATATGCGGGGATCGGCCTTTTCCTGGCGTTCCTCTGCATCAAGGGCGCGAATATCCTGCAGCTCGGGGATGAGATGGCGCTGAGCCTTGGCGTCAATGTGAATGCGTGGCGCATCATCATTTCAGCTGTGGCGGCCTTCCTCGCAGCGGCGACGGTCGCTGTGGCGGGGATGATCGGCTTTGTGGGGCTTGTCGTGCCGCACATGGCGCGCATGATGGCAGGGGCGGATTACCGCTCGCTGATCCCTGTTTCCGCTCTCCTTGGAAGTCTCATCCTTCTGGCGGCGGATACGGCGGGGCGCGTGCTGATTCCGGGCATGGAAATCCCGGTGGGCCTTGTGATGGCGATGACGGGCGGGCCGTTTTTCCTGTACATGCTTCGTAAGAAAGGATATGTGTGA